In one Maniola jurtina chromosome 13, ilManJurt1.1, whole genome shotgun sequence genomic region, the following are encoded:
- the LOC123870874 gene encoding condensin complex subunit 3, translating to MPPTEMDALVAVEKPNPRNNPTMFKIFQNVQYNVVQHKKYVKEMKKLYRKLDQDTFRESFRNALHYLFTFGDTSANVDRVVQFVSTFCIALDDEEEFLLFIFDIIFDCQCVSGQSVRYRASQLLASVLAALGDDASLDDDLCDKLLRSQMDRLQDTRGAVRCRAALALQRLQNPLEPDDEVTRAYRFHMSCDPSSSVRRAILMSIAKNLRNVPFVLERLCDVDEAVRRAAFLYITAINVTQLKVRQRVLVLKVGLTERSPRVRRVVEEILIPGWLSSFQGNIIDLLKAIRLDNAQDAKDSQYVAGKLLESLFKRLPISELLEWLPTEKSHRLIPAEKLNKETAWYWRHLAEHLQKIDDDETLETVLPDLVVLTGYIRAIVESPCPSEAENPVMFSTRQYVLHELGSMLHVYDASDPAGRAALKDLITDTLTGDYGALSADVIRAFVAALEMVVPDITPRIDIICGIVSALREPPELEEPVAPPPPVDTAEMKMQRARLRVSLNVAQEAQEEAVRAENYTLAAECKAKVADIQRKIEELSIQSQPPPPQPMPTIREKQCDADTLNKCLIILNCALDTPQLKTITTMLQLTFNELEVEIFQNVDIRDNALETVAMFGMLDKELAKDHKAFFFTNLMDLTNETTVSTVLKCFMDILCVHGARVFDEEIDTSKTGSSKKRNTKHSTDTDADGTVSESALSLSPPCTVIQVLLNILDDPSPPYRLIIVEGLCRLIYLGHLVSPAILSRLLLLWFNPATVEEDVLRQTIGIFFQTFPSSVDGAQEQIQKATLPTLRALANAPSSSPLAEIDQEAVVRFIVSLTRVNHELIDSQGAMAMVLCGYLARRPTCPEAALACRMLALLSPPRDALTASDLAVTLRDLCLKMPDKQSCRNLTRYLGALEERASFSKASNIGVTEGTIQTEDTINTVGRNTSSLPQPLARSTHVVINETVQEEPEIDETSPSDSRESEETRPSEIRKSVQEESDMEIIANNDASVSSSDSSGVLPVKKARVTKGKKKKLSLSRNSSESSDKSNPSKVAKDAQNQKQKSKSLKRTRSQRSLENVNKAKATAKTKKGQPTTEVMALQRSPSPDEHITARTSTRGEQSSPSTDSSGSSTGKNRTNKNAEKEKDIVQSIPLDDLDVSNVTIRRPTREPVSSSETKSRGSKKGNKNKKTNNNKEAEVRRMTRSSVGSRSSVDSFVQDDSADETELHTIVYDNDIEQELLNDSSELVDSKHVSKPNVTIDETPDASEESESEVEVPAKGKRKEKK from the exons TGTCAGTGTGTCTCTGGTCAGTCAGTTAGATACAGAGCAAGTCAGTTGCTGGCATCTGTGCTTGCTGCTCTGGGTGATGATGCCTCTCTGGATGATGACTTGTGTGACAAACTACTTAGGTCCCAG ATGGACCGTCTTCAAGACACGCGCGGCGCGGTGCGGTGCCGCGCAGCGCTCGCTCTACAAAGACTGCAGAACCCCTTGGAACCAGATGATGAAGTTACTAGAGCTTATCGTTTCCATATGAGCTGCGATCCCAGCTCTTCTGTAAGAAG GGCGATATTAATGTCGATAGCCAAAAACTTGCGCAATGTGCCATTTGTTCTGGAGCGACTCTGCGATGTCGATGAGGCGGTGAGGCGCGCCGCCTTCCTCTACATAACCGCCATTAACGTCACCCAACTGAAAGTGAGGCAACGCGTGCTTGTATTGAAG GTGGGTTTGACGGAACGCAGTCCACGCGTTAGACGTGTAGTGGAAGAGATACTGATACCAGGCTGGCTCAGCTCATTCCAGGGCAACATAATAGATCTGCTCAAAGCCATCCGCTTAGACAACGCTCAAGATGCCAAGGATTCCCAGTACGTAGCGGGGAAGCTTTTGGAGTCACTTTTCAA ACGCCTTCCAATCTCCGAGCTTTTGGAATGGCTCCCAACTGAAAAGTCGCATCGTCTCATACCAGCTGAGAAGCTGAATAAGGAGACTGCTTGGTACTGGCGTCACCTAGCGGAGCATTTGCAGAAGATTGATGACGACGAGACTCTGGAGACAGTGTTGCCTGATCTGGTAGTGCTTACGGGATATATACGAGC AATAGTTGAATCTCCGTGTCCATCCGAGGCGGAAAACCCAGTGATGTTCAGCACTCGTCAGTATGTCCTACACGAGCTGGGCAGCATGCTGCACGTGTACGACGCCAGCGACCCCGCCGGCCGCGCGGCGCTCAAGGACCTGATCACTGATACGCTCACTG GCGACTACGGGGCGCTAAGCGCGGACGTTATACGTGCATTCGTAGCGGCTCTGGAGATGGTCGTACCGGACATAACGCCGCGTATAGACATCATATGTGGCATAGTGTCCGCCTTACGCGAGCCGCCCGAGCTTGAGGAGCCTGTAGCGCCGCCGCCGCCTGTTGACACTGCGGAAATGAAAATGCAG AGGGCAAGATTACGCGTATCCTTGAATGTAGCGCAAGAAGCGCAAGAGGAAGCAGTAAGAGCTGAAAACTATACACTTGCAGCTGAATGTAAAGCTAAG GTAGCAGATATACAAAGGAAAATTGAAGAACTAAGTATTCAAAGTCAGCCACCGCCGCCGCAACCTATGCCA aCTATCAGGGAGAAACAATGTGATGCGGACACCCTTAACAAATGTCTTATAATACTAAACTGCGCGCTGGATACCCCACAACTGAAAACTATCACAACGATGCTGCAGTTGACGTTTAATGAACTAGAG gTGGAAATATTCCAAAATGTGGATATCCGAGATAATGCGCTCGAAACTGTAGCAATGTTTGGGATGCTCGACAAGGAGCTTGCTAAAGATCACAAAGCGTTCTTTTTTACAAAT TTGATGGACTTGACAAATGAAACCACAGTAAGTACGGTACTCAAATGCTTTATGGACATATTATGTGTGCACGGCGCGCGCGTCTTTGACGAAGAGATTGATACCTCAAAAACTGGTTCATCAAAGAAACGGAACACTAAACATTCCACAGACACAGATGCAGatg gTACTGTATCCGAGTCTGCTCTTTCACTCTCGCCACCCTGCACTGTGATTCAAGTACTGCTAAATATTTTGGATGATCCC AGTCCGCCATATAGGCTTATCATAGTGGAAGGGCTTTGCCGTCTCATATACCTGGGCCATTTGGTGTCGCCGGCTATACTCAGCAGATTGTTATTGCTATGGTTCAATCCAGCTACAG tggAAGAAGATGTCTTGAGACAAACTATAGGGATATTTTTCCAAACCTTTCCCAGCAGTGTGGATGGAGCTCAAGAACAAATACAG AAAGCAACATTACCGACTCTCCGTGCTCTTGCCAATGCGCCTTCAAGTTCGCCGCTGGCCGAAATAGATCAGGAGGCGGTCGTGAGGTTCATCGTATCACTAACGAGAGTTAACCATGAG CTTATAGACAGCCAAGGCGCAATGGCCATGGTGCTTTGCGGGTACTTGGCTCGTCGGCCCACGTGTCCCGAAGCGGCGCTGGCGTGTCGCATGCTGGCTCTACTGTCGCCGCCTAGAGACGCGCTTACAGCCTCCGACCTCGCTGTCACGCTGAGAGACTTATGTCTG AAAATGCCGGACAAGCAGTCGTGTCGCAATCTAACGCGATATCTCGGAGCCTTGGAGGAGCGCGCTAGTTTTAGTAAAGCATCTAAcattg GAGTAACTGAAGGCACCATCCAAACAGAAGACACTATTAACACAGTCGGCCGTAACACTTCGTCTTTAC CTCAACCGCTTGCTCGGAGCACTCACGTGGTTATCAACGAGACAGTTCAAGAGGAACCCGAAATCGATGAGACCTCTCCCTCCGATTCAAGGGAATCTGAAG aAACAAGACCATCGGAAATAAGGAAATCAGTACAAGAAGAATCTGATATGGAGATAATAGCGAATAACGACGCATCAGTCTCTTCTTCGGATAGCAGCGGGGTGTTGCCTGTTAAAAAAGCTAGAGTTACTAAAG GCAAGAAAAAGAAGCTCTCTCTATCTAGGAATAGTTCGGAGTCCAGTGATAAAAGTAATCCCAGTAAAGTTGCAAAAGATGCTCAAAATCAGAAACAAAAATCAAAGAGCCTTAAACGAACTCGCTCGCAGCGTTCCCTAGAGAATGTGAATAAAG CCAAAGCAACTGCAAAGACTAAAAAAGGTCAACCAACTACAGAAGTTATGGCATTACAACGATCCCCATCGCCTGATGAACATATCACTGCCCGAACATCAACCCGCGGGGAGCAATCTAGCCCGAGCACAGATTCTAGTGGTTCAAGTACAGGCAAGAATAGGACGAACAAAAATGCagaaaaag aaaaagataTTGTGCAGTCCATTCCACTAGATGACCTGGACGTGTCTAACGTCACAATCCGCAGACCAACGCGCGAACCTGTTTCAAGTTCAGAAACAAAGTCCAGAGGCTCGAAAAAGGgcaataagaataaaaaaacaaacaacaacaaag AGGCGGAGGTCCGTCGAATGACGCGCTCTTCCGTTGGATCGCGCAGCAGTGTTGACAGTTTCGTGCAGGACGACTCCGCCGACGAAACGGAGTTGCACACCATCGTTTATGACAATGACATT GAGCAAGAGCTACTCAACGACTCAAGTGAGCTCGTAGACAGTAAGCATGTGTCCAAACCGAATGTTACCATAGACGAAACACCGGATGCAAGCGAAGA GTCCGAGTCTGAAGTGGAGGTTCCTGCAAAAGGAAAACGTAAAGAAAAGAAGTAA
- the LOC123870845 gene encoding glucose dehydrogenase [FAD, quinone]-like isoform X1: MSRSNKVKYSHYIMIRAAETCACPIREIGPSMTGSCSSQFVLFMSILESFVNGRCDVADPCNRVTDRGIPDDSYDFVVVGGGTAGSVVAARLSENPQWKVLLIEAGGDEPIPSSVPAWVTAYWGRKDTDWDYSTVPQEKACLDSGGVCSWPRGRMLGGCSVINGMMYMRGNPTDYDGWAVNGATGWSWFEVLPYFLKSEDNREIGNGVSGQYHNIGGPLPVQRFNYAPRFAHDVVSAAIEMGYPPTSDLNGETGTGFTIAQTFNDNGSRYSTARAYLRPASKRENLHILLNAEGSRVIVDPATKKVTGVEYIKNGQKNVVGVNKEVVLSGGTINSPQILLLSGIGPRETLEQFNIPVIMDLPGVGQNLHNHVGVTLEFTLTKEPDVPELSWESAMEYMLKRQGPLSGTGLSQLTGKVNSRLAAAGGRNPDVQFFFGGYSASCGDGSVGDAETLADESNKRTVSVSAIALQPRSRGYLTLQSADPQQPPKLQPNYFLDEHELAVVVDAARIAYRLANTTILREKYGMQPTEGYGSECPGGGPNPTDEFFKCLTKLHTAPENHQAGTCKMGAADDPMAVVDPQLKVYGIDGLRVADASIMPTVVSGNTAGPVVMIGERAAEFVITKYQEQLRNLYGENASSLSSDSDYSASNDRWNNNDSGNDKWDGRWKPWDKHWDDSQWAKPYDHPSQHVDWHRKNNVNQKPHHSR, encoded by the exons ACATGCGCGTGTCCAATTCGCGAAATTGGGCCCTCGATGACAGGCTCATGTTCGAGTCAATTCGTCCTATTCATGAGCATCTTGGAGTCCTTCGTCAACGGCAGATGCGACGTCGCTGACCCCTGCAACCGTGTGACGGATAGAGGCATACCAGATGACAGCTACGACTTTGTGGTTGTTGGAGGTGGTACCGCTGGATCTGTTGTCGCTGCGAGGCTCTCGGAAAATCCACAATGGAAG GTGTTGCTGATAGAAGCTGGGGGAGATGAGCCGATACCATCGTCAGTGCCTGCTTGGGTGACTGCGTACTGGGGTCGAAAGGACACTGACTGGGATTACTCCACGGTGCCTCAAGAGAAAGCCTGCCTCGATAGTGGCGGTGTGTGTTCCTGGCCTAGAGGAAGAATGCTTG GTGGTTGTTCAGTTATCAACGGTATGATGTACATGCGCGGTAACCCCACCGACTACGACGGCTGGGCGGTCAACGGTGCGACTGGCTGGTCTTGGTTTGAAGTGTTACCATACTTCTTGAAGAGTGAAGACAACAGAGAGATTGGCAACGGCGTATCTGGACAGTATCATAATATTGGTGGACCTTTGCCAGTGCAGCGG TTCAACTACGCACCAAGATTCGCCCATGATGTGGTATCTGCCGCCATCGAAATGGGTTACCCACCTACCAGTGATCTCAACGGAGAGACGGGAACTGGCTTTACTATCGCGCAGACGTTTAACGA CAATGGTTCGAGATACAGCACGGCGCGAGCGTATCTTCGTCCAGCATCCAAACGAGAAAACTTACACATTTTACTGAACGCCGAAGGTTCAAGAGTTATAGTTGACCCGGCCACCAAGAAGGTCACTGGCGTGGAATATATCAAAAATGGCCAGAAGAACGTAGTGGGAGTCAATAAAGAA GTGGTTTTATCTGGGGGAACAATAAATTCTCCACAAATTCTCCTGCTCTCTGGTATTGGGCCACGGGAAACTCTAGAGCAATTCAACATTCCTGTAATCATGGATTTGCCAGGAGTAGGGCAGAACCTTCATAATCATGTGGGGGTGACGTTAGAGTTCACGCTTACAAAAGAACCTGATGTGCCTGAACTGTCTTGGGAAAGTGCTATGGAGTATATGCTGAAAAGGCAGGGTCCTTTGTCTGGCACTGGGTTGTCACAG CTGACAGGTAAAGTGAACTCACGCTTGGCTGCCGCGGGTGGAAGGAATCCAGATGTGCAGTTCTTCTTTGGCGGGTACTCCGCCTCTTGTGGGGATGGTTCAGTCGGAGATGCTGAGACTCTTGCCGACGAGAGCAACAAAAGAActgttag TGTATCCGCCATAGCTCTGCAGCCTCGGAGCCGCGGCTACCTCACGCTGCAGTCCGCCGACCCGCAGCAGCCGCCGAAGCTGCAGCCGAACTACTTCCTCGACGAGCATGAGCTGGCCGTCGTTGTAGATGCCGCGAGAATTGCTTACCGTCTCGCCAATACCACG ATTTTACGCGAGAAATATGGCATGCAACCAACAGAAGGCTATGGTTCTGAATGCCCCGGCGGCGGACCCAACCCCACTGACGAGTTCTTCAAGTGTTTGACCAAATTGCATACCGCTCCGGAGAACCATCAGGCTGGCACTTGCAAGATGGGAGCTGCGGACGATCCCATGGCTGTAGTTGATCCGCAACTCAAAGTTTACGGCATTGATG GACTTCGTGTGGCAGATGCATCAATAATGCCCACTGTGGTATCTGGCAACACCGCAGGGCCGGTTGTGATGATCGGCGAACGTGCCGCGGAGTTCGTTATCACCAAGTATCAAGAGCAGCTAAGGAACTTGTATGGAGAAAACGCATCATCATTATCCAGTGATAGCGATTATTCTGCGTCCAACGATAG GTGGAACAACAACGATTCAGGCAACGACAAGTGGGACGGGCGTTGGAAACCCTGGGACAAGCATTGGGACGACTCACAATGGGCGAAGCCATATGACCACCCCAGTCAACACGTCGATTGGCACAGAAAAAACAACGTcaaccaaaaaccacaccattCCAGATAA
- the LOC123870845 gene encoding glucose dehydrogenase [FAD, quinone]-like isoform X2 — MIRAAETCACPIREIGPSMTGSCSSQFVLFMSILESFVNGRCDVADPCNRVTDRGIPDDSYDFVVVGGGTAGSVVAARLSENPQWKVLLIEAGGDEPIPSSVPAWVTAYWGRKDTDWDYSTVPQEKACLDSGGVCSWPRGRMLGGCSVINGMMYMRGNPTDYDGWAVNGATGWSWFEVLPYFLKSEDNREIGNGVSGQYHNIGGPLPVQRFNYAPRFAHDVVSAAIEMGYPPTSDLNGETGTGFTIAQTFNDNGSRYSTARAYLRPASKRENLHILLNAEGSRVIVDPATKKVTGVEYIKNGQKNVVGVNKEVVLSGGTINSPQILLLSGIGPRETLEQFNIPVIMDLPGVGQNLHNHVGVTLEFTLTKEPDVPELSWESAMEYMLKRQGPLSGTGLSQLTGKVNSRLAAAGGRNPDVQFFFGGYSASCGDGSVGDAETLADESNKRTVSVSAIALQPRSRGYLTLQSADPQQPPKLQPNYFLDEHELAVVVDAARIAYRLANTTILREKYGMQPTEGYGSECPGGGPNPTDEFFKCLTKLHTAPENHQAGTCKMGAADDPMAVVDPQLKVYGIDGLRVADASIMPTVVSGNTAGPVVMIGERAAEFVITKYQEQLRNLYGENASSLSSDSDYSASNDRWNNNDSGNDKWDGRWKPWDKHWDDSQWAKPYDHPSQHVDWHRKNNVNQKPHHSR; from the exons ACATGCGCGTGTCCAATTCGCGAAATTGGGCCCTCGATGACAGGCTCATGTTCGAGTCAATTCGTCCTATTCATGAGCATCTTGGAGTCCTTCGTCAACGGCAGATGCGACGTCGCTGACCCCTGCAACCGTGTGACGGATAGAGGCATACCAGATGACAGCTACGACTTTGTGGTTGTTGGAGGTGGTACCGCTGGATCTGTTGTCGCTGCGAGGCTCTCGGAAAATCCACAATGGAAG GTGTTGCTGATAGAAGCTGGGGGAGATGAGCCGATACCATCGTCAGTGCCTGCTTGGGTGACTGCGTACTGGGGTCGAAAGGACACTGACTGGGATTACTCCACGGTGCCTCAAGAGAAAGCCTGCCTCGATAGTGGCGGTGTGTGTTCCTGGCCTAGAGGAAGAATGCTTG GTGGTTGTTCAGTTATCAACGGTATGATGTACATGCGCGGTAACCCCACCGACTACGACGGCTGGGCGGTCAACGGTGCGACTGGCTGGTCTTGGTTTGAAGTGTTACCATACTTCTTGAAGAGTGAAGACAACAGAGAGATTGGCAACGGCGTATCTGGACAGTATCATAATATTGGTGGACCTTTGCCAGTGCAGCGG TTCAACTACGCACCAAGATTCGCCCATGATGTGGTATCTGCCGCCATCGAAATGGGTTACCCACCTACCAGTGATCTCAACGGAGAGACGGGAACTGGCTTTACTATCGCGCAGACGTTTAACGA CAATGGTTCGAGATACAGCACGGCGCGAGCGTATCTTCGTCCAGCATCCAAACGAGAAAACTTACACATTTTACTGAACGCCGAAGGTTCAAGAGTTATAGTTGACCCGGCCACCAAGAAGGTCACTGGCGTGGAATATATCAAAAATGGCCAGAAGAACGTAGTGGGAGTCAATAAAGAA GTGGTTTTATCTGGGGGAACAATAAATTCTCCACAAATTCTCCTGCTCTCTGGTATTGGGCCACGGGAAACTCTAGAGCAATTCAACATTCCTGTAATCATGGATTTGCCAGGAGTAGGGCAGAACCTTCATAATCATGTGGGGGTGACGTTAGAGTTCACGCTTACAAAAGAACCTGATGTGCCTGAACTGTCTTGGGAAAGTGCTATGGAGTATATGCTGAAAAGGCAGGGTCCTTTGTCTGGCACTGGGTTGTCACAG CTGACAGGTAAAGTGAACTCACGCTTGGCTGCCGCGGGTGGAAGGAATCCAGATGTGCAGTTCTTCTTTGGCGGGTACTCCGCCTCTTGTGGGGATGGTTCAGTCGGAGATGCTGAGACTCTTGCCGACGAGAGCAACAAAAGAActgttag TGTATCCGCCATAGCTCTGCAGCCTCGGAGCCGCGGCTACCTCACGCTGCAGTCCGCCGACCCGCAGCAGCCGCCGAAGCTGCAGCCGAACTACTTCCTCGACGAGCATGAGCTGGCCGTCGTTGTAGATGCCGCGAGAATTGCTTACCGTCTCGCCAATACCACG ATTTTACGCGAGAAATATGGCATGCAACCAACAGAAGGCTATGGTTCTGAATGCCCCGGCGGCGGACCCAACCCCACTGACGAGTTCTTCAAGTGTTTGACCAAATTGCATACCGCTCCGGAGAACCATCAGGCTGGCACTTGCAAGATGGGAGCTGCGGACGATCCCATGGCTGTAGTTGATCCGCAACTCAAAGTTTACGGCATTGATG GACTTCGTGTGGCAGATGCATCAATAATGCCCACTGTGGTATCTGGCAACACCGCAGGGCCGGTTGTGATGATCGGCGAACGTGCCGCGGAGTTCGTTATCACCAAGTATCAAGAGCAGCTAAGGAACTTGTATGGAGAAAACGCATCATCATTATCCAGTGATAGCGATTATTCTGCGTCCAACGATAG GTGGAACAACAACGATTCAGGCAACGACAAGTGGGACGGGCGTTGGAAACCCTGGGACAAGCATTGGGACGACTCACAATGGGCGAAGCCATATGACCACCCCAGTCAACACGTCGATTGGCACAGAAAAAACAACGTcaaccaaaaaccacaccattCCAGATAA